The following are encoded together in the Lathyrus oleraceus cultivar Zhongwan6 chromosome 3, CAAS_Psat_ZW6_1.0, whole genome shotgun sequence genome:
- the LOC127130317 gene encoding uncharacterized protein LOC127130317 has translation MSQHQDTFASKVTRSTPNISAPPMGILDNEILDIAPLSVIPGADIDLNQPISIDASASACSNQGNPSSIPSGLTPATNSKEGTHNTDRVIRDIVTRILSEGHPMKGVSTPLSQMYPSPEVEQHSGKDDDSSSSEKDLAAEGLCSLGQTMSEKGKFVASHTANASHSEKHDDANVVIDLEDGSSDDQEEILIHYMKPSVAKRMKTRKGKSVAKLMSSRKAKKTAEDVEEDVPDILPAKKTTVRKSPIKVPAVHLDNISFYLEDGAAKWKFVIQRRVAMERVLGKDVADVKEVMDLIKVDGLLKTVVGLSPCYEGLVKEFIVNIPEDISNKNNKEFCKVYVRGKCITFSPTVINNFLGRKIEGAGKLEVTDNQVCREITARQVKVWPVKKNLPAGKLTIKYAILHKIGAANWVPTNHISNIANTLGRFIFAVGTKVKFDYGRFMFEQIIKYTTTNAVKLPIAFPSMIYGIILNQHPGILCSSDLPSRRKPTLSVHYKLFEGSHVEDIVMTSALKRPASKVGTIAELKETLEQAKGENIAHKEEAEAHTSSERSANNDDASGNSGSGADEEAANSSSTE, from the exons atgtcacaacatcaagaTACCTTTGCTTCAAAAGTTACTAGGTCTACTCCAAACATTAGTGCTCCTCCCATGGGCATCCTTGATAATGAGATTCTAGATATTGCTCCTCTCTCTGTTATTCCTGGCGCGGACATTGATTTAAACCAACCCATCTCCATTGATGCCTCCGCTTCTGCATGTTCTAATCAAGGTAATCCCTCTAGTATTCCTTCTGGTTTAACTCCTGCCACTAACTCTAAGGAAGGAACACACAATACTGATCGTGTTATAAGAGACATAGTCACTAGGATTCTTAGTGAAGGCCACCCTATGAAGGGAGTTTCTACTCCCCTTTCtcaaatgtacccctctcctgaggttgaacaACATAGTGGTAAGGATGACGATTCTTCGAGTTCTGAGAAGGACTTGGCTGCTGAAGGGTTGTGCTCTCTAGGGCAGACCATGTCTGAAAAAGGGAAATTTGTGGCTTCTCACACTGCTAATGCTTCCCACTCTGAGAAGCATGATGATGCAAATGTTGTGATTGATCTAGAGGATGGTAGCTCTGATGATCAAGAGGAAATCTTGATTCATTACATGAAGCCAAGTGTGGCTAAACGCATGAAGACTCGTAAAGGAAAATCTGTGGCTAAACTTATGTCATCTAGAAAagctaagaagactgctg aggatgttgaggaagatgtccctgacatcttGCCTGCAAAGAAAACTACTGTTAGGAAGTCTCCTATTAAAGTCCCTGCTGTTCATTTGGATAACATCTCCTTCTATCTTGAGGATGGAGCTGCTaagtggaaatttgtgattcaGAGAAGGGTAGCTATGGAAAGGGTGTTGGGAAAAGATGTTGCTGATgtcaaggaggtcatggacctgataaAAGTTGATGGGCTGTTGAAAACTGTTGTTGGGTTATCTCCATGCTATGAAGGTTTAGTTAAGGAATTTATTGTTAACATTCCTGAGGATATTTCAAATAAGAACAACAAGGAGTTCTGCAAGGTGTATGTGAGGGGTAAGTGTATAACATTCTCTCCTACTGTTATTAATAATTTTCTAGGCAGAAAAATTGAGGGTGCAGGAAAATTAGAAGTTACAGACAATCAAGTCTGTAGGGAGATTACAGCTAGGCAGGTGAAAGTTTGGCCTGTTAAAAAGAATCTTCCTGCTGGGAAGTTGACTATCAAGTATGCTATCCTGCATAAAATAGGAGCTGCCAATTGGGTCCCTACCAACCATATCTCCAACATTGCTAATACTCTTGGGAGGTTTATTTTTGCTGTTGGAACAAAAGTAAaatttgactatggtagatttatgtttgaacaaatcaTCAAGTATACAACTACTAATGCAGTTaagctgccaattgcctttccctctatgatATATGGAATTATCTTGAATCAACACCCTGGTATTCTGTGCTCTAGTGACTtacctagtagaagaaaacctaCTCTGTCTGTGCACTATAAACTGTTTGAAGGAAGTCATGTCGaggatattgtcatgacatctgcccTAAAAAGGCCAGCCTCAAAAGTTGGAACAATTGCTGAGCTAAAGGAAAC CTTGGAACAAGCTAAGGGTGAAAATATTGCTCATAAAGAAGAAgctgaagcccacacctctagtgagaggtctgcaaaCAATGATGATGCCAGTGGCAATTCTGGTTCTGGTGCTGATGAAGAAGCTGCAAACTCAAGCTCTACTGAGTAG